One genomic segment of Paraburkholderia caffeinilytica includes these proteins:
- a CDS encoding aldo/keto reductase encodes MTMDRYTLLGHSGLRVSPIALGTMTFGTEWGWGADERSAQRLFDLYVDAGGNFIDTADLYTEGTSEKWLGKFVAARGLRDRLVIATKYGYNAETGNPNAGGNHRKNLLRALDGSLKRLGTDYIDLYYLHTWDRVTPVDEVMRAMDDAVRAGKIRYVGLSDTPAWFAGRAQTLADWRGFEPVAAMQLEYSMIERNAENEFADLAANLGMGLVPWSPLGMGVLSGKYRPSQGGAARAVSGDGRLASMASAPPPGFDKLTERNFRIVAELEAVANLAGRPMAQVALNWLHQKRGVSSIIVGATRPEQLQESLGSLDFTLAPELIARLDAASEPARPFPYYMFADGHQARIHGQVEVADKPAAYSAPVKIPAPNA; translated from the coding sequence ATGACGATGGACCGCTACACCCTGCTCGGCCACTCGGGCCTTCGCGTGAGCCCGATCGCGCTCGGCACGATGACTTTCGGCACCGAATGGGGCTGGGGCGCCGACGAGCGATCGGCGCAACGCCTGTTCGACCTGTACGTGGATGCCGGCGGCAACTTCATCGATACCGCCGACCTGTACACCGAAGGCACCAGCGAGAAATGGCTCGGCAAATTCGTCGCGGCGCGCGGTCTGCGCGACCGGCTCGTGATCGCCACCAAGTACGGCTACAACGCCGAGACCGGCAACCCGAACGCGGGCGGCAACCATCGCAAGAATCTGCTGCGCGCGCTCGACGGCTCGCTCAAGCGCCTGGGCACCGACTACATCGACCTGTATTACCTGCACACTTGGGATCGCGTCACCCCAGTGGACGAAGTGATGCGCGCGATGGACGACGCCGTGCGCGCCGGCAAGATCCGCTACGTCGGCCTGTCGGATACGCCTGCATGGTTCGCGGGGCGGGCGCAGACGCTCGCCGACTGGCGCGGCTTCGAACCCGTCGCGGCGATGCAGCTCGAATACTCGATGATCGAGCGCAACGCCGAAAATGAATTCGCCGATCTCGCCGCCAATCTGGGCATGGGGCTCGTCCCCTGGAGTCCGCTTGGCATGGGCGTGCTGTCGGGCAAATACCGTCCTTCGCAAGGCGGCGCGGCGCGTGCTGTTTCCGGCGACGGGCGCCTCGCGAGCATGGCCAGCGCGCCGCCGCCGGGATTCGACAAGCTGACCGAGCGCAACTTTCGCATCGTTGCGGAACTGGAGGCCGTTGCAAATCTGGCGGGGCGGCCAATGGCGCAAGTCGCGCTGAACTGGTTGCATCAGAAGCGCGGCGTGTCGAGCATCATTGTTGGCGCGACCCGGCCGGAGCAACTGCAGGAGTCGCTCGGCTCGCTCGATTTCACGCTCGCCCCGGAATTGATCGCGCGGCTCGACGCTGCCTCGGAACCTGCCCGCCCCTTCCCGTACTACATGTTTGCCGACGGTCATCAGGCGCGGATTCATGGGCAGGTTGAAGTCGCCGACAAACCCGCGGCGTACTCCGCACCCGTGAAAATTCCGGCACCGAACGCATAA
- a CDS encoding LysR family transcriptional regulator: MDPAQLPALVAFACVARHGSFTHAAAETGVTASALSQSIRSLETQLNVRLFNRTTRRVALTEAGAQFLARVLPALGELEAAFEALEETRDQPAGTLRINLPRVASELLVLPHLAEFTGRYPQIRLDLTLDDGFADVVGEGFDAGIRLGERVAQDMVAVPLGGEIRIVVAGSPAYFERYPAPATPADLAAHDCLRYRFSTSGGIYRWEFAPPDDPSRVFEVETRGSLVTNDLHTMVQAAEQGVGLLHVIDDYVNEQLEDGRLIRVLDAWCPSFPGFYLYTASRAQMPFKLRALIDFLREKRQVR; encoded by the coding sequence ATGGACCCAGCCCAGTTGCCGGCGTTGGTGGCGTTCGCATGTGTGGCGCGCCACGGCAGCTTCACGCATGCGGCTGCGGAGACCGGTGTGACGGCGTCGGCGTTGTCGCAAAGCATTCGTTCGCTGGAGACTCAGTTGAATGTGCGCCTGTTCAACCGGACCACCCGGCGTGTCGCCCTGACGGAGGCCGGCGCGCAGTTTCTCGCGCGCGTGCTGCCTGCGCTGGGCGAGCTGGAGGCGGCCTTCGAGGCGCTCGAGGAAACCCGTGACCAGCCTGCGGGCACGCTTCGCATCAATCTGCCGAGGGTCGCGAGCGAACTGCTGGTGCTGCCGCATCTGGCCGAGTTCACGGGCCGCTATCCGCAGATCCGTCTCGACCTGACGCTCGACGATGGTTTCGCCGATGTGGTCGGCGAAGGCTTCGACGCCGGTATCCGGCTCGGCGAACGCGTTGCGCAGGACATGGTGGCGGTGCCTTTGGGCGGCGAGATCCGGATCGTCGTAGCCGGCTCACCGGCCTACTTCGAACGCTATCCAGCGCCGGCGACGCCGGCCGATCTCGCCGCTCACGATTGCCTGCGCTACCGCTTCTCGACGAGCGGCGGCATCTATCGATGGGAGTTCGCGCCGCCCGACGATCCATCGCGCGTGTTCGAAGTCGAGACCCGCGGGAGTCTCGTCACCAACGATCTGCACACGATGGTGCAAGCGGCGGAGCAGGGCGTGGGGCTCCTGCACGTGATCGACGACTACGTGAACGAACAACTCGAAGACGGCCGGTTGATCCGCGTGCTGGACGCGTGGTGTCCGAGCTTTCCGGGTTTCTATCTGTACACCGCGAGTCGCGCGCAAATGCCATTCAAGTTGCGCGCGCTGATCGATTTCCTGCGGGAGAAGCGCCAAGTCCGATAG